The Candidatus Limnocylindrales bacterium nucleotide sequence CAGAGCGCTCGGCGGTCCGGCCGATCACCCGTAAAAGCGGGGTTTCCTACCGGACGCTCGCAGCCTTATAGTCTCCGGTCTTGGCGCATCCCGGAGAGAAGCTTCTATTCCGTCCCAATACATCGGGACCGGTCTCGGTCTGCCTCGCGTATCCGAATACGTGGGCCGTCGGGATGGCGAACCTCGGCTACCAGGCGGTGTTCCGGATCCTCTCGACGACCCCCGGCATCGTCTGCGAACGGGTCTTTCTGACGGACGACGGCACGCGGCCGAAGACCGAAGAAAGCGGACGCTCGCCGGCCGAGTTCGACGTGCTCGCGTTCTCGCTGTCGTTCGAGAGCGACTACCCGAACATCGTGCGCATCCTCGACAGCGCCGGCATTCCGGCGCGCACCAGGGATCGCAAGGACGGCGAGCGCGGCTGGCCGCTGCTGCTGGCCGGCGGGCCGGCAACGTTTCTCAATCCCGAGCCGGTGGCGCCGTTCTTCGACCTGTTCCTGATCGGTGAAGGCGAAGAGATGATCCGCGATGCATTCGCCGGCGCCGAGGCGTGGGCCGGAGTTTCGCGCGAGCGGATCCTCGACGAGATGTCCGTCGTCGAAGGCGCGTACCGTCCGGATCGCTACGACGTCGAGTACGGCGAAAGCGGTCACCTCGTGCGGCGCACTCCAAAAGATGGCGCGCCCGCCGTCGTCACGCGGCGCTACGTCGCCAACCTCGATGCGTTTCCGACGGCAACTTCGGTCGTCGCTCCGGGATCGGTGTTCGGCGATTACTTCCTCGTCGAGGCGAGCCGCGGCTGCGAGTGGGGTTGCCGGTTCTGCGCGGCCGGATTCATGTACCGGCCGGTGCGCCATCGCAGCGCCGAGTCGATGACCGCGCAGGCGCTCGAAGGGCTGCCGCACGCCGCGGCGTCGACGGTCGGTCTGGTCGGTGCCGAGATGGCGAGTCATCCGGCGATTGCATCCACATGCGAGCGCATTGCAGCGGCCGGCGGCCGTCCGTCGCCGTCGTCGCTCAAGGCGGACCAGATCAGCCCGCGTCTTGCGAAGGTTCTCGCCGGCAGCGGCACGAAGTCGGTCACGGTCGCGCCCGAAGCCGGATCCGAGCGCATGCGGCGCGTGATCAACAAGAACCTGACCGAAGGCGAGATCCTTCGCGCCGCCGAGCTGATGGTCGGCGACGGCGTCGATTCGCTCAAGCTCTACTTCATGTGCGCGCTGCCGACCGAGACCGAGGCCGACCTCGACGGCATCTGCGAGCTCGCGGCGAAGATCCGCGACCGCATGATGGGCCACGGCCGAAAACGCGGGCGCGTCGGGCGCATCACCGTTTCGCTCAATCCGTTCGTGCCGAAGCCGTGGACTCCGTTCCAGTGGGATCCGATGGTGCCGGTGGCCGTCGCGCAGGCGAAGATCGCCTATATCCGCCGAAAGGTCGGGCGAATGCCGAACGTGGACCTCGACGCGGATTCGCCGCGCGAGGCCTACATGCAGACGCTCATGAGCCGCGGCGATCGCCGCGTGGCCGACGTGATCGAAGCACTTGCCCGCACCGAGCGCGGCTGGTGGCAGGAGCTCGGCGAGATCCGTCGCGGTGAAAATCCGGCCATCGCGTTCGACCTCGACGCGTTCGTGCATCGCGAATATCCCGAGGACGCGCTGTTTCCGTGGGACTTCATCGATCATCACATCAACCGCTCGTACCTGTGGCTCGAACGCCGCCGCGCGCATGCCGAGCGCGAAACCGAGCCGTGCGACGTCGCGACGTGCCGCACGTGCGGTGCGTGCTAGGCATGCGGGATCCGCTGGAATAGACCGGTGGTGGTGGGAATCGGCATCGATGCGGTCAGCATCGAGCGCGTGCGGCGCGCCGCCGGCGACACCGAGCGCGGCCTTCGCTTCCGCGCGCGTGTCTTCACCGAGAACGAGCGGCGCGTCTGCGAGACCCGGAAAGATCCGGCCGAATGTTTCGCCGCACGATTTGCTGCCAAGGAAGCCGTGATGAAAGCGCTCGGCGCCGAAGGCATCGCGTTCTCGTTTCGTGAGATCGAAGTCGTGCGCGCGGCATCCGGTGCGCCCGGCATCGTTCTTCACGGACGCGTCGCCGAGCGCGCGCGCGAGCTCGGCGTCTCGGCGATCCATGTTTCGCTGACGCACGCCGAGCCGCTCGCGCTCGCGTCGGTCGTCGCGGAGACCGTCGAATGAAGCAAAAACGGGACAGTCGCGTAAACGGGGACAGACACCGATTGTGCCCCACGCAATCGGTGTCTGTCCCCGATTTCCGCGTCAGCTGCGACAGCATGGTGGCGCTCGGGTCGCGCACGGCCGGCGGTCACACGATCTTCGCGAAGAACTCCGACCGTCCGGCCGCGGAATGCCAGCCGCTGTTTTCGGCTCCGGCGCGAAGGTCGCCGGAAGGCTCGCCACTTCGCTGCCAGTACATCGAGATCGACGACGTCGCCCAGACGTTCGCGCTGGTGGGAGCGCGTCCATCGTGGCTGTGGGGACTCGAGCACGGCGTCAACGAGAAAGGCGTCGCGATCGGCAACCACACGATCTTCACTCGCGACGTTCCCGGCCAGAGCGGCCTGCTCGGCATGGACCTCGTGCGCCTCGGGCTCGAGCGCGGAGCGACGGCCGAAGCCGCCGCCAACGTGATCATCGAGCTCATCGAACGCCATGGTCAGGGAGGCTCCGGCTATTCGGACACGAACTGGCCATACAACAACTCGTTCCTGATCGCCGACGCGCACGACGCATGGCTGCTCGAAGCATCGGCATCGCGCTGGGCGCTGAAGCGCGCGCACGACGGCATTCTGGCCGCGAGCAACCACGTGACGATCGGCGAGGACTGGGACCGCATCGGCCACGATACTGCCGAGCATGCGATCGCGCTCGACTGGTGGCCCGAGCCGACCGGCGTGCGGTTCGATTTTGCGCGCGCGTATCGCAGCACCGAGATCGTTCCGCCGATCGTATCGTCGGGCCGCTATCGCACGACGTGCAGCGCACTGGCCGGCGCCAGGCTCGACGTTGCCTCGGCGCGGCGCGTGATGCGCGATCACTACCAGAGCGGCGACGTGCATCTCCCCGGCGCGTCGCCCGACCAGGAGCGCTACTTCAGCGTCTGCATGCATGCCGATCCGGTCGGCACCACGACCGCGTCGATGATCGTCGAGCTCGACGGCAGCACGGCTCCCGTGATGGCGTGGATGGCGCTGACCAACCCGTGCGTCTCGCCGTATCTTCCGGTCTTCGTCGGCGCGCCGCTTCCTGCCGAGCTCGTTCGCGGTGAGTCCGATCCATCGTCGGGCGGAGCATGGCACCGCTTCAAGTCCCTGCTCGGTGAGGTCGAAAAGGATTTCGCCGCGCGCGCACCGTTCGTACGAACGTTCTGGGACCGCTTCGAGAGCGAGATCGCCGGCGAGACCGAGTCGGCCGTCGCGAGCTTTCGAGCCGCCGAGGCTGGCGTCGAAGCGCGCCGCGCGGCGCAGGCGGATCTCATGTCGCGCGTGTGGGCCCGCGCCTCCGCTGCGCTCGAAGATCTGACCGAGCGCGTTCGCGCTCTCTAGCTACTGGCCGCTGCGCAGGCGGTCGCCTATAGTCGCCCCATGGCCAGACGCGGCGTCGAAGGTGCGCTCTTTTCCGCTCTGCAGGAGCTGGGCAGGGTTTTCGGAGAGAAGCGCGTGATGAACGCGGCCGGTACCGTGCTGCAGACCGCCGCGCAGACCAAGGCCGCAATGGACGACAACGTTTCGACCGTCCTGGGTTTCGCCGGGCTCCCGACACGCGGCGACCTCGAAGCTCTTCGCCGGCAGATGGACGTGATGCAGGCAACGCTCGCGAACCTGTCGCGCAAGATCGATCGCCTGATCGAAGAAGCGCACGAAGACCACAATGCCGCCGAGCCGGGTGAACGCCGTCGCGCGCGCCGCCCTCGCGCGAAGTCAGCCGGCTGACGACGCGCCGCTGCAGCGGAAATCCCGATCCCGTCGGATTGCCGTTCTACTTCGGAGCGGCTTCGAGCTCGCGCGCGAGAATCGCGATGTCGTCGAGCGAGGCAACGTCGACGTCGCGCGCGGCCAGTTCGAACACCGGCGGATCACCGGGCCCGCCCAGGCTTTCGCGAAGATGAACGAGCGCGCTGCGCTCGAGCGCGCGCAGGGCATTCATGTCGGCTTCCATCGCGATCACCGCGCCGCGCTGGCGCGGCGTAAGTCCCGCAAGCCGGATCGCATCCGGCTCGGACGACGGCGTCGCCGCAGGCGTCACGCGATTGGCAACGACAGCGGCAACGCGGATTCCCATGCGGTCGAGACTCGCGCGAAACGCGAGCGCATCGGCGACGTCGCCTTCGCGTGGTCGCGTGACGAGGACGAATGCCGTCTCCGGTGCACGCAGCAGCTCGTCGATCGCGCGCGCGCGGCCTTCGAGGCCGCCGACCAGATCCGAGAACAGATCGACGAACTGGCCGACCTCACGCTGCAGCGGCGTGCCGGTCACGCGGCCGATGGCGGCGATCACGAGCGAGATCGTGGCGCGAGCCAGCACGCCGCCGGTGCGTGCGACGAGGCGTGCCGGCTCGGCAATGATCGAAAGCGCGCCGGTATCGAGAAGACCGGCCAGGCGTGACGGCGCCGAAAGCAGCTCGGTCGCGTTCGTGGCGGGCGGCGTGTCGACCACGAGGCAGTCGCGGCCGCCCTGCGCGACGAGCTCGTGCAGGCGCTGGAACGCCATGTAGTTCTCGGTGCCGCCGAGCTGCTCGGAGATTGCGCGATAGATCGGGTGCGCGAGCAGCTTCTGCGTGACGGCCGCCGACGAGGAGTTCTCTTCGATCATGCGGTCGAACGTGCGCTTGGTGTCGAGGCGCATTGCCGTCAGCGTGCCGCGCGCGCTTTCTGGCAGCGCGACGTCCTGCGGATCCGCGCCGATGGTCGCGATGCCGAGCGCGTCGCCGAGACGCGGAGCCGGATCCACGGTAAGCACCGAGACCATCGCGCCGCCGCACGCCTTGCCGTACGCGATCGCCGCCGATGCGGATGTCTTGCCGACGCCGCCCTGGCCGACGAGCACGACGAGTCGCTTGCCGTAAAGCGCCGCCGCGAGCGATCCGGCTGCCGGCTTCACGCAGCGTCCTCGTCGAGGCGGTCGAGCACCGCCGCGATGTCCTGTTCCGGCGCTTCGGCTCCCTGCCTGCGAAACGAGAATGCGATGCGCGGGCAGTGGCCGACGGTTTTCTCGAGCGCATCGACGAGCTCGAGCTGGCGGCGATGGCGGGCGATGTACATGGCCGCGTCGGCGGAAACTTTCGACCGGCGGATGCGGTCGCCGTCCGTCTTCGAAACGTAGGCCGGCCAGAAGCCGTTGACGACGACGCGGCAGGCCGCGACGCCGGCGTCGGCGACCTGGTCGTGCAGCATGCGGATCTCGGTGACCGCGAGCTCTTCCGGCGTCGTGACCAGCACGGCAGCAAAGCGGCGGGGATCGGCGAGCGCGGCGAGCGCGGCTCCGGCTTCGCGCGCGACCGGTCCGAACGGCGCGAGGTCGTGCACGCGCGACGGTGCCGTCAGCATCGGAACGCTGTGGCCGCTTGCCGGTGCATCGACGACGACGACGCCGCGCCTGCGCCGCGCTTCGGTGGTGATGGCCGTAAGCGCGACCAGATCGCGAAGTCCCGGCGCAGCGGCAGCGACCGCCGAGAACGTGCTGCTGTCCTGGAGCCGCCTTGCGATGAATGCCAGACCGAGAACGCGGGTAAGAAAGCTCTCGAGGTCGCGGCGCTCGTCGAGGATCTTCTCTTCCGGTTCGGAGACGCCGCGCCGGCGTTTCGCGGTGCGGTCCTCCTCGGCAGGCCCTTCGTCTCCGGTCGCGTGCGACGACGACGGCATGCGCATCAGCAGCGACGGACGCCCTCGCCGCAGCGCCTCGCGCGCGAGGGCGGCGGCAACGCAGGACTTCCCGGTGCCTCCCTTGCCGGTCACGAAAAGGATGCGCGCACTCACGATCTCTCGCGTCTAGTACGGCGCCGGGCCGCCGGCAATGCGAGGTGAGCCGGCAACTCTGCAGGCCGATCCGTTGCAAGGCGCGGGGCGACTACCCATGATCCCGCGCATGGACGCGGCGGTCTCCGGAATTCCTGCGGGCGAAGAGGCGCGCCCGCGCAGCGCGACCGTCAGCGACATTTTTCTTGCCCGCCTCGGTGCGCTCGAAAAACGCGTCGGGATCGAGCTCGAGCGCTCGGCCCCGTCGCTCGGACCGGCCGGCGAATACGCACTGCACGTCGCGCGGCTCGGATGGCGCGCAGCCTCGAGCCTGGCGGCTGGTGCGACAACTGCGGCGGGCCGGCGCGAGCTGTTTGCTGCATGGACGGCCGGGGGTCCGGTCGACGAGCTCGGCTTCGATGCGGGGCTCGCCGAAAGCGTGCGCGAAATCGTCAAACCTCTGTCGCGGCGCTGGCTCGGCCTTCACGAAGCTGGAAGCAGCGCGTTTCCCGAGCGTGGAGGGGTTCTCCTTCTGGTGAACCGGAGCGCGTGGCCGATTCCGATCGAAGCGCTGGTGCTCTGGGCGTGGCTGGGAGACGGGCGGCTCGCGGGCCGGCGGCTCGCCGTGCTCTGGGATGCGGATTTTCCGGAGCTTCCGTATCTGTCGGATTTCTTTCGAAGGATCGGGCTGGTTGCGGCGACACGCGAAAACGCGTCGGCGCTGCTCGAACGCGGTGCAGTCGTGCTCGCGTTTCCAGAGGGCGTCGCGGCACGGACGAAAACTTACGACCGGCGCTATCGGCTCGCGCGTTTCGACTCGCACGGCCTGTTTGCCGCAGCGCTGGAATCGGGCGCGCGCATCGTTCCGGGAGCCGTGCTGGGAAATGAAGACAGCTACCCGCTCCTCGGCAGTTTCGGTTTGATCCCGCTCACTGCGCAGTTCCCCCTGCTGGGGCCTGCCGGCATCCTGCCACTCCCCGTGACATGGACCATACGACTGGGTCCCGCGCTGGAATACGGCGGCGAGCGGCAGGACGCGTCCGCAACGGACGCCATCATGGATGCGGTTCGGGCCCGCATGCAGGCCTGCATTGGAGAGCTTCTCGCGGTCCGATCCTCGCGCTGAAGCGTCGCCGCGCGGTCCACGCGCTGAACGACAATTTATTTGCGCGCCGGTCCTTCGGCCTTTCACCCATCATAAAGAAATGTTAACTCATGGCGCTCCATAAGGATGGTCGCGCGGGGGGCCCGTCACGAGACGGGGTCTGCGATGATCCTCCTTTCTAAAGAATGAGCTTCTGTCGAAGGAAGCACGTTGAACGGTCGCCACGCCGTTTCGGGGAGGAATTATGGTTTCGAAATCCATGAGGCTTTCGCTGTCTGCGCTGGTCATGATGAGCGCATTCACTTTTGCCCAACCTTCTGTCGCCGCCAACAAGTGCCAGGGCGCCGGAAACATCGCTAACGGTGTTCTCGAGGCCGGCGAGGAATGCGATGAAGGCGGGGGGGCAACCGGTACGCCGTGCTGTCCGGGCAGCGGCGGGCAGGGATGCAACATCCGGTCGAATGCGACGCTGTGTCGGCCGGCAGCGGCGGGCGTCTGTGACGTGGCGGAAAATTGTACGGGCACCGACGGCAAATGCGCCGCCGACGTGTTCGCGGCATCCACCGTGACCTGCCGGGGCTCGGCGGGCGTTTGCGACAGTGTCGAGTCGTGCACCGGCACGAGCAACGCATGTCCCACAGATACGTTCGCATCGACGAGTACGGTCTGCCGCACGGCCACCGGCGTCTGCGATGCGGCGGAAACCTGCACCGGCACGTCCTCGACGTGTCCGGCGGACGGCCTGCTTTCGACCGCAACGACCTGTCGCGCGGCCGGCGGTGTTTGCGACCTTGCGGAGGTCTGTCCCGGCAACTCGGTCAACTGTCCTTCCGATTCCAAGAGCTCGGCGGTCTGCCGCAGCTCGGCCGGCATCTGCGATCCGACCGAGACATGCGACGGAGTCACCAACAACTGTCCCGCCGATTCGAAGAGCGGCACCACGCTGGTCTGTCGCGCCTCAATCGGAACCTGCGACACTGCGGAGCGATGCGACGGCACCGCCGCCGCCTGCCCGACGGACGCGTTCTCGGCATCTTCTGTGTTGTGCCGCGGTTCGGCCGGTGTCTGCGACGCCGCGGAAACCTGCACAGGTACGTCGAACACGTGCCCGACCGACGGACTGCTGGATTCGACCACTACCTGCCGCGGGTCCGCGGGAGTTTGTGACTCCGCCGAAGTCTGCACCGGTGCGTCGACAGCGTGTCCGACAGATTCGTTCGTGTCCTCATCGACGACTTGTCGCGGATCGGCGGGCGTCTGTGACCTGGCGGAAAACTGCAGCGGCGCGGCTGCCGATTGTCCTGCGGATACCAAGAGCACGGCCGTATGCCGCGGCTCGGCGGGAATCTGCGATACCGCGGAGACGTGCAACGGCGTAAGCAACGCATGTCCGGCGGATACGAAGAACGGCACCGCGACGGTCTGCCGCGCGTCCGGCGGCATCTGCGATCTTGCCGAAACCTGCGACGGCGCCGGCAACGCATGTCCTGCCGACACCAAGAGCACGGCCGAGTGCCGTGCATCGGGCGGCATCTGCGACGTTGCTGAAACCTGTGACGGCGCCGGCAACGCATGCCCTGCCGACACCAAGAGCACGGCCGAGTGCCGCGCATCGGGCGGCATCTGCGACGTCGCCGAAACCTGTGACGGTGCGAGTAACGCCTGCCCCAGCGATTCGAAGAGCACCGCCGAATGCCGCAGCTCGGCGGGCATCTGCGACACCGCCGAAAGCTGCGACGGCGTCGCCAACAGCTGTCCTGCCGATACCAAAAGCACGGCCGAATGCCGCGGCTCCGCGGGCATCTGCGATACCGCTGAAACCTGCGACGGCGTGGACGATGCATGTCCCGCGGATACGAAGAGCACGGCCGAATGCCGCGCGTCCGGCGGCATCTGCGATCTGGCCGAGACCTGCGACGGCGCGAGCGATGACTGTCCGACCGATGCAAAGAGCACGACCGAGTGTCGCGGCTCCGCGGGCATCTGCGACACCGCCGAAACCTGCGACGGAATAGCCAACGCGTGTCCTGCCGATACCAAGAGCACCGCGGAATGCCGCGGGTCTGCCGGGATCTGCGACTCGGCTGAATCCTGCGATGGCGCGAGTGACGATTGTCCGGCCGATACGAAGAGCACGGGCGAATGCCGCGGCGCTGCCGGCATCTGCGACACGGCGGAAACCTGCGACGGCGTGGACGACGCATGTCCTGCGGACGCGAAGAGCACGGCCGAGTGCCGCGCGTCCGGCGGTATCTGCGATCTGGCCGAGACCTGCGACGGCGCGAGCGACGACTGCCCGACCGATGCAAAGAGCACGGCCGAATGTCGCGGCTCCGCCGGCATCTGCGACACCGCCGAGTCCTGCAACGGCGTGGACGACACATGCCCCGCCGATACGAAGAGCACGGCCGAGTGCCGCGGCTCCGCGGGCATCTGCGACACCGCCGAATCCTGCGACGGTGTGGACGATGCATGCCCGGCCGATACGAAGAGCACGGCCGAGTGCCGCGCATCGGGCGGCGTCTGCGATCTGGCCGAAACCTGCGACGGCGTAGCCAACGCGTGTCCTGCCGATAGCAAGAGCACGGCCGAGTGCCGCGGCTCTGCCGGCATCTGCGACACCGCCGAGACCTGCGACGGAATAGCCAACGCGTGTCCTGCCGATACAAAGAGCACGGCCGAGTGCCGCGGCTCCGCCGGCGTCTGCGACTCCGCCGAGACCTGCGACGGAATAGCCAACGCGTGTCCTGCCGATACCAAGAGCACCGCCGAGTGCCGCGGCTCCGCAGGCGTCTGCGACACGGCCGAAACCTGCGACGGCGTGGACGACGCGTGTCCTGCCGATACGAAGAGCACGGCCGAATGCCGCGGCGCTGCCGGCGTCTGCGACACGGCTGAAACCTGCGATGGCGTGGACGACGCGTGTCCTGCCGATGCGAAGAGCACGGCCGAGTGCCGGGCGTCCGGCGGCATCTGCGATCTGGCCGAAACCTGCGACGGCGCGGGCGATGACTGCCCGTCCGATGCGAAGAGCACAGCCGAGTGCCGCGGCTCCGCCGGCATCTGCGACACCTCCGAAACCTGCGACGGTGTAGCCGACGCTTGCCCCGCCGATACGAAGAGCACGGCCGAATGTCGCAGCTCCGCCGGTGTCTGTGACACAGCCGAGTCGTGCGACGGCGTAGCCGACGCGTGCCCGGCCGATACCAAGAGCACGGCCGAGTGCCGCGCATCGGGCGGCATCTGTGATCTCGCCGAAAGCTGCGACGGTGTTGCCGATGCGTGTCCGGCAGATGCGAAGAGCACGGCCGAGTGCCGCGGCTCCGCAGGCATCTGCGACACCGCCGAGTCGTGCGACGGCGTAGCCAACGCATGTCCTGCGGATACCAAGAGCACGGCCGAGTGCCGCGGCGCTGCCGGTGTCTGCGATACCGCCGAGTCGTGCGACGGCGTTGCCGATGCGTGCCCTGCGGATACCAAGAGCACGGCCGAGTGCCGCGGCGCTGCCGGTGTCTGCGACACCGCCGAGTCGTGCGACGGCGTTGCGGATGCGTGTCCTGCGGATACCAAGAGCACGGCCGAGTGCCGCGCGTCCGGCGGCGTCTGCGACCTTGCCGAAACCTGCGACGGCGTGGCCAATGCGTGCCCGAGCGACAGCAAGAGCACGGCGATCTGCCGCCCGTCGGCAGGATTCTGCGACGTCGACGAGACCTGCGACGGCATCGCCAACGCATGCCCGGCCGAAGCCTTCGCGTCGTCGACGACGACGTGTCGCCCCTCGAGCTCGATCTGCGATCAGGCCGAAACCTGCACGGGCGCCGATGCCGCGTGCCCCGCCGACGGCGTTGCGCCGTCGACGACGGTCTGTCGCGGTGCGGTCTCGATCTGCGACGCAGCCGAGAACTGCAATGGCGCGGATACGATCTGTCCGGCCGATGTTTCCGCATCGACGGCCACGGTGTGCCGTACTGCCGTCAGCGCTTGCGATGCGGTCGAGAACTGCGACGGCACCGGAGCGTGTCCGGCCGATGCGTCCGCGGTCATCGATACACCGTGCGGAAGCGGCACCGAGAACGACTGCAACCATGCCGACAGCTGCGACGGCTCGGGCACCTGCAGGACCAACCTGGAGCCTGCGACGACGCCGTGCGGAAGCAGTAACGACGACGTATGCGACAACGGCGACACCTGCGACGGCTCGGGCACGTGCCAGCCGAACAACGAGCCGAACGGCACGTCATGCAACGACAACGCGTTCTGCAACGGCACCGATACGTGCGTTGCCGGAGCCTGCACCGGGCACGCGGGCGATCCCTGCCAGGGCGCCGATGGCGACATCAACTGCGCCGAGAGCTGCAACGAGGCCTCCGATAACTGCCTCGGCAACGATCCGGACGGCAGCTCGTGCGATAACGGCGACGGCTGCACGACCGGAGAGACGTGCACGGCCGGAGTCTGCGGCGGCGGCGATTCGTCGCCGTGTGTCGACCTGTGCGGCGATACGCCGGTAGCGTCCGGATGCTTCGCAGCCGGCAAGTACAAGTTCAGCATCAAGGATACCGGCGACATCACGAAGAACTCGATCAAGTGGCAGTGGAAGACCGGAGCTCCCGTCAATCCGACGGCGCTCGGCAGTCCGCAGACGACGACGCGCTACGCGCTGTGCGTGTACGACCGCACCGGCGGTACGCCGAACAAGGTGGCTTCGTACGAGGTGCAGCCGAGCGCGTTCTGGGTCCCGAAGACAGGCGGGTTCCAGTACAAGGACAAGAACGGGACCCAGGACGGCGTCAAGCAGATCAAGCTCAAGGCTAGCGTGACTCCCGGGAAGTCCTCGGTGGGCTTCAAGGCATCCGGTTCGAACCTGACGCTGCCGCCGACGTTCGACTCGACCTTCTACTTTGATGTCGATCCGTACATCACCGTGCAGATGGTCAACAGCGACGGAAGCTGCTGGACGACAGACTTCACGACCTCGCA carries:
- a CDS encoding radical SAM protein gives rise to the protein MAHPGEKLLFRPNTSGPVSVCLAYPNTWAVGMANLGYQAVFRILSTTPGIVCERVFLTDDGTRPKTEESGRSPAEFDVLAFSLSFESDYPNIVRILDSAGIPARTRDRKDGERGWPLLLAGGPATFLNPEPVAPFFDLFLIGEGEEMIRDAFAGAEAWAGVSRERILDEMSVVEGAYRPDRYDVEYGESGHLVRRTPKDGAPAVVTRRYVANLDAFPTATSVVAPGSVFGDYFLVEASRGCEWGCRFCAAGFMYRPVRHRSAESMTAQALEGLPHAAASTVGLVGAEMASHPAIASTCERIAAAGGRPSPSSLKADQISPRLAKVLAGSGTKSVTVAPEAGSERMRRVINKNLTEGEILRAAELMVGDGVDSLKLYFMCALPTETEADLDGICELAAKIRDRMMGHGRKRGRVGRITVSLNPFVPKPWTPFQWDPMVPVAVAQAKIAYIRRKVGRMPNVDLDADSPREAYMQTLMSRGDRRVADVIEALARTERGWWQELGEIRRGENPAIAFDLDAFVHREYPEDALFPWDFIDHHINRSYLWLERRRAHAERETEPCDVATCRTCGAC
- the acpS gene encoding holo-ACP synthase; protein product: MVVGIGIDAVSIERVRRAAGDTERGLRFRARVFTENERRVCETRKDPAECFAARFAAKEAVMKALGAEGIAFSFREIEVVRAASGAPGIVLHGRVAERARELGVSAIHVSLTHAEPLALASVVAETVE
- a CDS encoding ArsA-related P-loop ATPase, which translates into the protein MKPAAGSLAAALYGKRLVVLVGQGGVGKTSASAAIAYGKACGGAMVSVLTVDPAPRLGDALGIATIGADPQDVALPESARGTLTAMRLDTKRTFDRMIEENSSSAAVTQKLLAHPIYRAISEQLGGTENYMAFQRLHELVAQGGRDCLVVDTPPATNATELLSAPSRLAGLLDTGALSIIAEPARLVARTGGVLARATISLVIAAIGRVTGTPLQREVGQFVDLFSDLVGGLEGRARAIDELLRAPETAFVLVTRPREGDVADALAFRASLDRMGIRVAAVVANRVTPAATPSSEPDAIRLAGLTPRQRGAVIAMEADMNALRALERSALVHLRESLGGPGDPPVFELAARDVDVASLDDIAILARELEAAPK
- a CDS encoding ArsA-related P-loop ATPase, coding for MSARILFVTGKGGTGKSCVAAALAREALRRGRPSLLMRMPSSSHATGDEGPAEEDRTAKRRRGVSEPEEKILDERRDLESFLTRVLGLAFIARRLQDSSTFSAVAAAAPGLRDLVALTAITTEARRRRGVVVVDAPASGHSVPMLTAPSRVHDLAPFGPVAREAGAALAALADPRRFAAVLVTTPEELAVTEIRMLHDQVADAGVAACRVVVNGFWPAYVSKTDGDRIRRSKVSADAAMYIARHRRQLELVDALEKTVGHCPRIAFSFRRQGAEAPEQDIAAVLDRLDEDAA
- a CDS encoding 1-acyl-sn-glycerol-3-phosphate acyltransferase, with product MIPRMDAAVSGIPAGEEARPRSATVSDIFLARLGALEKRVGIELERSAPSLGPAGEYALHVARLGWRAASSLAAGATTAAGRRELFAAWTAGGPVDELGFDAGLAESVREIVKPLSRRWLGLHEAGSSAFPERGGVLLLVNRSAWPIPIEALVLWAWLGDGRLAGRRLAVLWDADFPELPYLSDFFRRIGLVAATRENASALLERGAVVLAFPEGVAARTKTYDRRYRLARFDSHGLFAAALESGARIVPGAVLGNEDSYPLLGSFGLIPLTAQFPLLGPAGILPLPVTWTIRLGPALEYGGERQDASATDAIMDAVRARMQACIGELLAVRSSR